A portion of the Nitrospirota bacterium genome contains these proteins:
- a CDS encoding PAS domain S-box protein: MTKVLIVEDEAIVAEDLKGTLNELGYDVPAISQTAEEAVKAAGEIRPDIILMDIVLKGNLDGIKTAEQIMTSFDIPVIYLTAHADGKTFERAKATSPFGYIVKPFETPDLQRVLEMALNKHALESRVRESEEKFRSLFNQASDSIFLMSSTDRGLIIEDANEAACTMHGYTREELIGKPISVLDEPETGRHIPERTKTLLAGRPLHFEGRHVRKDGSVFPAEISAQLIHIGGKPYILAIDRDITVRKKAEEKLKQISAYNRSLIEASLDPFVTIAADGKITDVNIATEKVTGYSRKELIGTDFSDYFTEPENARAGYQHVFREGMVHDYALEIRHREGHITPVIYNASVYTNEEGEVIGVFAAARDITERKRAEEDLQNAIKALADEKAKLDAIIAAIGDGISIQDTNFKVLYQNQLHINMLGYKVGEYCYKAYQNRDAVCERCHLAMCFQDGKVHRLKQSRTTDGETFYYEIIASPVRDSFGKIIAGIEAVRDITDSKRLEDALHRSHQALINVLDGIEAIVYVADMKTYELLYLNKYAKSIFGDAVGKICWQALQSGQAGLCGFCTNDKLLDGCGKPVGVYHWEFQNTANGRWYDIRDRAIEWIDGNIVRLEIATDISSLKEAEEALRSMSFVDDLTGLHNRRGFLTLAYQQLKTARRDKKIMMLIFADIDNMKSINDTLGHITGDQALRDASAVLKKTFRESDIIARIGGDEFVVLAMETPDANPASLTKRLQAHLDEYNAPEGKTFNLSLSIGITYYDPENPSTVDELLYKADTLMYINKKEKKKV, encoded by the coding sequence ATGACAAAAGTGCTTATTGTTGAGGATGAGGCAATAGTCGCGGAAGACCTGAAGGGCACGCTTAACGAGCTCGGCTATGATGTCCCCGCGATCTCGCAAACCGCTGAAGAAGCTGTCAAGGCTGCTGGAGAGATACGCCCGGATATCATTCTGATGGATATCGTACTCAAAGGTAATCTTGACGGGATCAAAACGGCAGAACAAATAATGACAAGCTTCGACATACCGGTGATCTATCTTACAGCTCATGCAGACGGAAAAACATTTGAACGCGCAAAGGCGACCTCGCCTTTCGGCTATATCGTAAAGCCCTTTGAAACACCTGACCTTCAGCGTGTACTCGAGATGGCGCTTAATAAACATGCCCTGGAATCCAGGGTCAGGGAAAGCGAAGAAAAATTCCGGTCTTTGTTTAACCAGGCTTCCGACAGCATTTTCCTCATGTCGTCAACGGACAGGGGGTTAATCATCGAAGACGCCAACGAAGCCGCCTGCACTATGCATGGTTATACCAGAGAAGAGTTAATCGGAAAGCCTATATCAGTTCTGGATGAGCCTGAAACCGGCAGACATATACCGGAAAGAACAAAAACATTGTTAGCAGGAAGGCCATTGCATTTTGAAGGAAGACATGTCAGGAAGGACGGCTCAGTCTTTCCTGCAGAAATATCGGCCCAGCTTATTCATATCGGTGGAAAGCCCTATATCCTTGCAATTGACAGGGATATCACCGTACGTAAAAAAGCGGAAGAGAAGCTGAAACAGATAAGCGCCTATAACCGCAGCCTGATTGAGGCGAGCCTTGATCCTTTCGTCACTATCGCTGCCGACGGTAAAATCACTGATGTGAACATTGCCACGGAAAAGGTTACGGGCTATTCGAGAAAAGAACTTATCGGAACTGATTTTTCAGACTATTTCACAGAACCCGAAAACGCGAGGGCAGGCTATCAGCACGTCTTCAGAGAAGGCATGGTCCACGATTATGCGCTGGAGATCAGACATCGGGAAGGGCATATAACACCTGTTATCTACAATGCATCGGTTTACACTAATGAGGAGGGTGAAGTCATCGGTGTATTTGCTGCAGCCCGCGATATTACCGAACGCAAGAGAGCTGAGGAGGATTTACAAAATGCAATAAAAGCCCTTGCTGACGAAAAAGCGAAACTGGACGCGATCATTGCCGCCATCGGTGACGGCATCAGTATTCAGGACACGAATTTTAAGGTGTTATATCAAAACCAGCTACACATAAATATGTTGGGGTATAAGGTTGGAGAATACTGTTACAAGGCATATCAGAATAGAGACGCAGTCTGTGAAAGATGCCACCTGGCAATGTGTTTTCAGGATGGTAAAGTCCACAGGCTGAAACAGTCGAGGACTACAGACGGTGAGACATTTTACTACGAAATTATAGCATCTCCTGTAAGAGATTCATTCGGCAAAATCATTGCCGGGATAGAAGCCGTCAGAGATATTACCGATAGTAAACGCCTGGAAGACGCGCTTCATCGGTCCCATCAGGCCTTGATCAATGTTCTGGACGGCATAGAGGCCATTGTTTATGTCGCAGATATGAAAACATATGAATTACTGTATTTGAACAAATATGCGAAAAGTATTTTCGGCGATGCCGTAGGGAAAATCTGCTGGCAGGCGCTTCAATCCGGACAGGCCGGACTGTGCGGCTTCTGCACCAATGACAAACTGCTCGACGGCTGCGGCAAACCTGTCGGCGTTTATCATTGGGAATTTCAAAACACTGCAAATGGCAGATGGTACGATATTCGCGACAGGGCCATCGAATGGATAGACGGAAACATTGTAAGGCTTGAGATCGCAACCGACATTTCCAGTCTTAAGGAAGCGGAAGAAGCGCTCCGCTCCATGTCGTTTGTCGACGACCTGACAGGCCTGCATAACCGCCGAGGTTTCCTGACCCTTGCTTACCAGCAACTGAAAACAGCCCGCCGTGACAAAAAAATTATGATGCTGATTTTCGCCGACATCGATAATATGAAATCGATTAACGACACTCTCGGTCATATTACAGGGGATCAGGCTTTAAGAGATGCCTCGGCAGTCCTGAAAAAGACCTTTAGAGAGTCGGACATTATCGCCCGGATAGGCGGGGATGAATTTGTGGTCCTTGCAATGGAAACACCAGATGCAAATCCCGCATCGCTCACAAAACGTTTACAGGCCCACCTCGATGAATATAACGCCCCGGAAGGGAAAACGTTCAACCTGTCATTGAGCATCGGGATTACATACTATGACCCTGAGAATCCCTCCACTGTTGACGAGTTGCTTTATAAGGCTGATACCCTGATGTACATCAACAAGAAAGAAAAGAAGAAAGTATAA
- a CDS encoding methyl-accepting chemotaxis protein, which produces MKLHIKRHKFLIIAIIVIAAITGIVLFENSNIQGKEFILAGLWILTLITFLVWMYFYYKKKNELFSIAYEMRDIAEGEGDLTKRLEGDWKGDVGELMKWMNVFIEKVHNVVSKVKEAGDKVASANQHLNVVTDTISEKMIAQADKSAQVAAASHEMAEAVADVAKNTSNISTAANETLKLAQEGGGVVNASVEEVLRIKTAMSELAGFIKSLGEHSNQIGEIVEVINDIAAQTNLLALNAAIEAARAGDVGRGFAVVADEVKKLSEKTSKSTGEIGEMIKTIQIQTTNAGIAMDESLQRVESGVGLSNKAGESLKQIVGSVNTLQEMLQQIAASTMEMSATAEQVNQDIEEIASISSNTTGHAQEMYATSFELAQSEQLLASEIAFFKTGKQNNRQNGKTLNSGAGALSREDSNIS; this is translated from the coding sequence TTGAAATTGCATATCAAGAGACATAAATTTTTAATCATTGCGATCATTGTTATTGCTGCAATAACAGGAATAGTTTTATTTGAAAACAGCAATATTCAGGGAAAAGAATTTATCCTGGCCGGACTCTGGATATTAACACTTATCACTTTTTTGGTCTGGATGTATTTTTACTATAAAAAGAAAAACGAACTGTTCAGTATTGCTTATGAGATGAGGGACATTGCTGAAGGAGAAGGGGACCTTACCAAAAGATTAGAGGGAGATTGGAAGGGGGACGTCGGCGAGCTTATGAAGTGGATGAATGTCTTTATAGAGAAGGTCCATAACGTCGTCAGCAAAGTTAAGGAAGCAGGTGACAAGGTCGCCTCGGCAAATCAGCATTTGAATGTTGTTACCGATACGATTTCCGAAAAGATGATCGCCCAGGCAGACAAGTCGGCGCAGGTAGCGGCCGCCTCTCATGAAATGGCCGAGGCTGTTGCAGACGTTGCCAAAAATACGTCCAACATTTCAACAGCGGCAAATGAAACTTTAAAACTCGCCCAGGAAGGCGGGGGAGTGGTCAACGCCTCTGTCGAAGAGGTTTTGAGGATAAAAACTGCGATGTCGGAGCTTGCCGGATTTATCAAATCACTCGGCGAACATTCAAATCAGATCGGCGAGATCGTCGAAGTAATTAATGATATCGCCGCTCAAACAAACCTGCTGGCGTTAAATGCGGCCATTGAAGCTGCAAGGGCAGGAGATGTAGGCAGGGGGTTTGCGGTTGTCGCAGATGAGGTAAAAAAGCTTTCTGAAAAAACGTCGAAATCTACCGGCGAGATCGGAGAGATGATCAAGACCATCCAGATACAGACAACGAATGCCGGAATCGCGATGGACGAAAGCCTTCAAAGAGTTGAGTCGGGGGTCGGTCTTTCAAATAAGGCGGGAGAATCACTGAAGCAAATTGTAGGCAGTGTAAATACGCTGCAGGAAATGCTGCAGCAGATCGCGGCGTCAACAATGGAAATGTCCGCTACAGCGGAACAGGTGAATCAGGACATCGAGGAGATAGCTTCTATCTCTTCAAATACTACCGGACACGCACAGGAAATGTATGCCACGTCATTTGAGCTTGCTCAGAGCGAACAACTCCTTGCCAGCGAGATAGCTTTTTTTAAAACTGGTAAACAAAATAACAGGCAGAACGGAAAGACTTTAAATTCAGGAGCCGGGGCGCTTTCACGGGAAGACAGCAATATCTCATAA
- a CDS encoding carbon starvation protein A, which produces MISLVVVFSIIIFIAGYLFYGSYLSKQMDLDDSRQTPACQVNDGVDFVPAKASLLLGQHFSAIAAAGPIVGPILAGIWFGWLPALLWIIIGSIFIGGVHDLTSLSASIRHKAASIGEIVKEHMSRTSYILFLIFIWLALIYVIIAFTDITAQTFKTVTADTAYGPGVAASSILYLLLGAMMGVLLYKFRIRLSLATVIFLPLVFLVIWIGPRLPQPVISLLSGITVKQWDIVLLMYCFGASVIPVWLLLQPRGYLGGWLLYMTIIIGLSGALFGGFSIEYPAFNIDGMKSLANGKLIFPVLFITVACGACSGFHGIVSSGTTSKQLMKETDARIVGYGAMLLEGLVGVLALATLMMIPKGSQSLGSDPNLIYANGLAGYLGLVGVGFNIAFPFALLAFSTFVYDTLDVTTRLARYIFQELTGWQSKTGSLFAALITLLVPFAFLMLTKEKGYLVAWPIFGTSNQLLASLVLLSISVWLIKNGKNAMYAIVPMLFMLTMTLWSLALLIVPSLKLLSAPSQVLELKPDALISAIFGIILFSLSLLLIFEAIRILVLKPAEISKAET; this is translated from the coding sequence ATGATCAGCCTTGTAGTTGTCTTCTCCATAATTATATTTATTGCCGGGTATCTGTTTTACGGCAGCTACCTGTCGAAACAGATGGACCTGGATGATTCACGCCAGACCCCGGCCTGCCAGGTAAATGATGGGGTGGATTTTGTCCCCGCAAAAGCCTCTTTGCTTTTGGGGCAGCACTTTTCCGCAATCGCGGCAGCAGGTCCGATTGTGGGGCCTATCCTGGCAGGCATCTGGTTCGGGTGGCTGCCAGCTCTGTTGTGGATAATAATCGGTTCTATCTTCATAGGCGGGGTGCATGATTTAACAAGCCTGTCAGCGTCGATCAGACATAAGGCCGCGTCAATCGGCGAGATCGTAAAAGAGCATATGTCCCGCACTTCATATATCCTCTTTCTTATCTTCATCTGGCTTGCCCTGATATATGTCATCATAGCCTTTACAGACATTACCGCCCAGACCTTCAAAACAGTGACGGCAGACACGGCTTACGGCCCCGGCGTGGCAGCGTCTTCCATACTTTATCTCCTGCTTGGAGCAATGATGGGTGTCCTTCTGTACAAGTTCAGGATAAGGCTTTCGCTTGCTACAGTGATATTCCTGCCGCTGGTTTTTCTTGTTATATGGATCGGGCCGAGACTGCCCCAGCCGGTGATCTCTCTTCTGTCAGGCATTACAGTAAAGCAATGGGATATCGTTTTATTGATGTACTGTTTTGGCGCGTCCGTGATACCGGTCTGGCTGCTGCTTCAGCCGCGCGGATATCTTGGCGGATGGCTTTTGTATATGACAATTATAATCGGATTGTCCGGCGCATTGTTCGGCGGTTTCAGTATTGAGTACCCCGCATTCAATATCGACGGAATGAAAAGTCTGGCGAACGGAAAATTAATCTTCCCTGTCTTATTTATCACGGTCGCCTGCGGCGCATGTTCAGGCTTTCATGGAATAGTAAGTTCAGGCACCACATCAAAGCAGCTCATGAAAGAAACCGACGCGCGTATTGTCGGCTACGGGGCCATGCTCCTTGAAGGCCTGGTCGGCGTGCTTGCGCTTGCAACGCTCATGATGATACCGAAGGGCTCACAAAGCCTTGGCAGTGATCCGAATCTTATTTATGCCAACGGCCTTGCCGGTTATCTGGGGCTGGTGGGTGTTGGTTTTAATATTGCATTCCCATTTGCGCTGCTCGCATTTTCAACCTTTGTATATGACACTCTTGATGTTACAACAAGACTTGCAAGGTATATTTTTCAGGAGCTGACAGGCTGGCAGTCAAAAACGGGAAGTCTTTTTGCCGCATTGATCACCCTGCTTGTGCCGTTTGCGTTTCTTATGCTTACAAAAGAAAAAGGATATCTGGTAGCATGGCCTATTTTTGGAACAAGCAACCAACTGCTTGCAAGCCTTGTTCTGCTGTCAATATCAGTTTGGTTGATCAAGAACGGCAAGAACGCGATGTATGCAATAGTTCCAATGCTGTTCATGCTGACAATGACGTTATGGTCACTGGCTTTATTAATCGTGCCCTCTCTGAAATTATTGTCTGCCCCGTCACAAGTTTTAGAGCTTAAGCCGGATGCGCTGATCTCCGCCATCTTCGGGATCATCCTGTTTTCTCTGAGTCTATTGCTGATATTTGAAGCGATAAGGATATTGGTATTAAAACCTGCTGAAATCAGTAAGGCCGAAACATAA
- a CDS encoding universal stress protein, which yields MKKLTKKLEDIMSAAAFAEAGEFETAREIIKGKRRILLALRGDESDVNAFRYALSMCKRINAGLDILYVSESAATLLNNFKNTLEKEGVNYVITEKTGCVKKEIIDYTEKRKDIQFVVIESSEVLNIDCKQDDGTLSDAWRKLKCPLVLVSKGASPSMA from the coding sequence ATGAAAAAGCTGACCAAAAAACTGGAAGACATCATGTCCGCAGCCGCTTTTGCAGAGGCAGGCGAATTTGAGACAGCAAGGGAGATCATAAAAGGGAAACGCAGGATACTGCTTGCTCTAAGAGGAGATGAATCGGATGTAAACGCTTTCAGGTACGCGCTCAGCATGTGCAAACGTATAAATGCCGGGCTCGACATCCTGTACGTCTCTGAATCCGCGGCGACTTTATTGAATAACTTTAAAAACACACTTGAAAAGGAGGGAGTAAATTATGTGATCACTGAAAAAACAGGCTGTGTAAAAAAGGAGATCATTGATTACACAGAGAAGAGGAAAGATATCCAATTCGTAGTAATTGAATCATCGGAAGTTCTTAATATCGATTGTAAGCAGGACGACGGGACGCTCTCTGATGCGTGGAGGAAATTAAAATGTCCGCTGGTCCTGGTCTCAAAAGGCGCATCGCCTTCAATGGCGTAA
- a CDS encoding sulfite exporter TauE/SafE family protein: MGIGRRVFEFLKMASIEHAKWDYEVSMSILKKRKKLWILGVALLPIIAVAFVEAGDMLGSKTAYAPAFYSTNIFLISIAIGLCAGLITGCIGAGGGFIITPALMAAGVKGILAVGTDLFHIFAKAIMGTAVHKKLGNVSGKLAIAFLVGSAGGTFIGGAINHALYDYDPNLSEAFISLVYAILLGFLGVYALADFLKARKSKDTGDAHGGSAGMTDLSIKIQKVKVPPMIKFDEDYVPGGRKISGVIVALGGVVVGIMAAIMGVGGGFITFPMFVYIFGVSSMTTVGTDILQIIFTAGLGAVTQYAIYGYVFYTLAMGMLLGSLIGIQVGALTTKVVKGIHIRGFYAVSILAGFINRAATLPKKLVELEVIDWSKPVVKGIETAGNVIFWIVVAAFAAWVIGKFVVNIGTLRGEDESVAPVLVKEEA, from the coding sequence ATGGGAATCGGAAGACGTGTATTTGAATTCCTGAAAATGGCGTCCATCGAGCACGCCAAATGGGACTACGAAGTCTCAATGAGCATTTTAAAGAAAAGGAAGAAGTTGTGGATACTCGGCGTAGCGCTGCTGCCGATCATAGCAGTCGCCTTTGTCGAAGCAGGAGATATGTTAGGCAGCAAGACCGCATATGCGCCGGCATTTTATTCCACAAATATTTTTCTTATCTCAATAGCGATAGGTTTATGCGCGGGACTGATTACCGGATGTATCGGCGCGGGCGGCGGTTTTATTATCACACCCGCTTTGATGGCGGCAGGAGTGAAGGGCATCCTCGCGGTTGGGACCGACCTGTTCCATATATTTGCAAAGGCGATCATGGGGACGGCCGTTCACAAGAAACTCGGCAACGTCTCGGGTAAACTTGCAATCGCGTTCCTTGTCGGGTCTGCGGGCGGCACTTTCATCGGCGGAGCCATCAACCATGCCCTTTACGATTATGACCCCAATTTAAGCGAGGCGTTTATCAGCCTGGTTTATGCAATACTGTTAGGCTTTCTGGGGGTCTACGCCCTTGCGGATTTCCTGAAAGCAAGAAAATCAAAAGACACCGGCGACGCACACGGCGGCTCAGCAGGCATGACGGACCTGTCAATTAAGATACAAAAGGTAAAAGTCCCGCCGATGATAAAGTTTGATGAAGACTATGTGCCGGGCGGCAGAAAGATCTCAGGCGTGATCGTGGCCCTCGGAGGCGTTGTAGTCGGGATCATGGCGGCAATCATGGGCGTAGGCGGAGGGTTCATTACATTCCCCATGTTCGTCTATATATTCGGCGTTTCTTCAATGACAACCGTAGGAACCGACATACTTCAGATCATCTTCACGGCGGGTCTCGGCGCGGTAACCCAGTATGCGATTTACGGCTATGTCTTCTACACACTGGCAATGGGAATGCTCCTGGGCTCGCTTATCGGCATTCAGGTTGGAGCGCTCACCACAAAGGTTGTTAAGGGCATACACATCAGGGGATTTTACGCGGTTTCAATTCTGGCCGGTTTCATCAACAGGGCGGCAACACTGCCGAAGAAGCTCGTGGAGCTTGAGGTAATAGACTGGTCCAAACCGGTTGTTAAGGGCATCGAAACCGCCGGCAACGTCATCTTCTGGATAGTTGTCGCGGCGTTTGCAGCATGGGTTATAGGTAAGTTTGTTGTAAATATCGGAACCTTAAGAGGAGAGGATGAAAGTGTAGCTCCTGTCCTTGTAAAGGAGGAGGCATAA
- a CDS encoding universal stress protein, translating into MEKKIVVLVHPGLPYRKTIRYARERARDMGAAILLLSAIPEFDESDKVALAVHEFASYENVSRHMEKDIIGFLERVVQFCLDDGITVDTQVERGSVEDVIKRVVKDINIKLVVVPTPTKEAHHAAFIGTIREFAHNMLEHELKCPVVSVLAT; encoded by the coding sequence ATGGAAAAGAAAATAGTTGTATTAGTCCATCCGGGGCTGCCGTACAGGAAAACCATCAGGTACGCGCGCGAAAGAGCGAGAGATATGGGGGCTGCAATCCTGCTGCTTAGCGCAATCCCGGAATTTGATGAATCCGATAAAGTGGCCCTTGCCGTGCATGAATTTGCTTCATACGAGAACGTCTCAAGGCATATGGAAAAAGATATCATCGGATTTCTTGAGAGGGTTGTACAGTTTTGCCTTGACGACGGCATCACCGTAGACACACAGGTTGAAAGAGGAAGCGTGGAAGATGTTATTAAACGGGTGGTCAAAGATATAAACATCAAACTTGTTGTAGTGCCTACCCCTACAAAGGAAGCGCATCATGCGGCGTTTATCGGCACGATCAGGGAGTTTGCGCACAACATGCTTGAACACGAACTCAAATGCCCGGTTGTCTCAGTGTTAGCGACATAA
- a CDS encoding sulfite exporter TauE/SafE family protein encodes MDMMLYLPIAGVEIMAWQLVLLGLTVGVIGGFFGIGGAFMVTPALNVFGFPMAYAIGTDMAHIAGKSIVSTAKHRKLGNVDMKLGLIMVVFTAIGIEGGSMLIMYLEKIGRVGPIVRTVYMVLLFGLGSYMLYEYFKLTRGSSGHKVKDAGTSGLAKKMQGIYIPPMINLKASGITISLWVIGGVATFTGFLAGFLGVGGGFIRMPSLLYVIGCPTTLAVGTDLFEVMISGAYGAFSYAYKARVELLAAVVMLLGAAVGAQFGTVATKYVKGLTIRLYFAVTMLLAGVSVIFKHISAGYKSTYEPALNAWAKATSGLTGKGEIKDWIMMNKSAVKEWMAQQPDAVLAANAMEKIWNNYSGYLMLGAACALSGLIIIKMVQGVLYERRLAQQVKVPAEE; translated from the coding sequence ATGGACATGATGCTATATTTACCCATAGCAGGAGTTGAAATAATGGCCTGGCAGTTGGTCCTGCTTGGACTGACTGTCGGTGTCATAGGCGGGTTCTTCGGGATCGGGGGGGCCTTTATGGTCACGCCGGCCCTGAATGTTTTCGGTTTCCCTATGGCGTACGCGATAGGCACAGACATGGCGCATATCGCGGGGAAATCAATTGTCTCTACGGCAAAACACAGAAAGCTTGGCAATGTGGATATGAAGCTCGGCCTCATCATGGTGGTCTTCACGGCCATCGGGATTGAAGGCGGGTCAATGCTTATAATGTATCTCGAAAAGATTGGAAGGGTCGGGCCTATTGTCAGGACTGTATATATGGTTCTGCTGTTCGGGCTCGGATCATACATGCTCTATGAATATTTCAAACTTACAAGAGGCTCATCCGGGCACAAAGTAAAAGACGCAGGCACCTCAGGGCTTGCAAAGAAGATGCAGGGCATTTACATTCCCCCCATGATAAATCTCAAGGCATCCGGCATTACCATCTCTCTCTGGGTCATTGGCGGTGTTGCGACTTTCACAGGATTTCTCGCGGGCTTTTTAGGAGTCGGCGGAGGTTTCATAAGAATGCCTTCCCTGCTTTATGTTATTGGCTGCCCGACAACACTGGCAGTCGGCACGGACCTCTTTGAGGTAATGATCTCCGGGGCCTACGGCGCATTTTCTTATGCGTACAAAGCAAGGGTCGAACTTCTTGCCGCGGTAGTAATGCTCCTGGGCGCCGCAGTTGGAGCGCAGTTCGGGACAGTTGCAACAAAATATGTTAAAGGACTGACCATCAGACTTTACTTCGCTGTCACAATGCTTCTTGCCGGTGTGTCCGTTATTTTCAAGCATATCTCAGCGGGCTACAAATCTACGTACGAACCTGCTTTAAATGCATGGGCAAAGGCGACGAGCGGGCTGACAGGTAAGGGTGAGATCAAGGACTGGATCATGATGAACAAGTCAGCAGTAAAGGAATGGATGGCGCAGCAGCCGGACGCCGTGCTTGCGGCTAATGCGATGGAGAAGATATGGAATAATTATTCCGGCTATCTCATGTTAGGCGCTGCGTGCGCATTAAGCGGACTGATCATCATAAAGATGGTGCAGGGTGTGTTGTATGAAAGAAGGCTCGCCCAGCAGGTCAAGGTCCCGGCAGAGGAATAA
- a CDS encoding GntR family transcriptional regulator, with translation MQLSIDRTRPQKLYYQLLEILKEHIQKGEWKVGTKIPTEEQLCGQYNVSKATVRLAIEELVSLGYLKKIQGKGTFVRRSKPDDSISMLINFGESDVCEYSACVSRVIENKTLQPDRCVINYLNLSDEDHCFFLLRLIIVDGTPLTLQKLFISYNLMSGFINDKYPADTSPYAFIERRCGTKIQRIKEIVDVSLVSEKDEAHLELASNLPVLRTRHIYYGHGDTPLSFSESLYRTDKYPRTSEFERLKI, from the coding sequence ATGCAGCTTTCGATTGACCGGACAAGGCCGCAAAAACTCTATTACCAGCTTCTTGAAATATTAAAAGAACACATACAAAAAGGTGAATGGAAAGTCGGCACAAAGATACCGACAGAAGAGCAGCTTTGCGGCCAATACAATGTAAGCAAGGCAACAGTCAGATTAGCAATTGAAGAACTTGTCTCATTAGGCTACCTGAAAAAAATCCAGGGCAAAGGCACATTCGTCAGGAGAAGCAAACCGGATGACAGCATTTCCATGCTGATAAATTTCGGGGAGAGTGACGTCTGCGAATATTCCGCGTGTGTTTCCCGTGTAATTGAAAACAAGACCCTTCAGCCGGACAGGTGCGTGATCAATTATCTCAATCTCTCCGACGAGGACCATTGTTTTTTCCTTTTGCGGCTGATAATTGTCGACGGCACGCCGCTGACGCTGCAAAAGTTGTTCATCTCCTACAACCTCATGAGCGGCTTTATCAACGATAAGTATCCGGCAGACACCTCTCCATACGCGTTTATTGAAAGAAGGTGCGGGACAAAAATTCAAAGGATAAAAGAGATCGTTGATGTATCACTTGTCAGTGAAAAAGATGAGGCGCATCTGGAGCTTGCATCAAATTTACCTGTCCTCAGGACAAGGCACATATATTACGGGCACGGCGACACGCCCTTAAGTTTCTCCGAATCTTTATACAGGACAGACAAGTATCCCCGGACATCTGAGTTTGAACGGCTGAAAATTTAA
- a CDS encoding helix-turn-helix transcriptional regulator codes for MKTKNNKELEIIRRLVGDATSEQLRYVDSFVTGEIGLFMPVGGACLYALTPEHSHPAYMFVLNFDDQTGVKLNGRTITARPGKIFCLSPGTAHQELPSDFTPRYIAILIGKSFFERQLSFYPVKRDICFDGEFHNITSNLVPLLNKFMIEADNSVPGCDAVLHGLGLEISHSIIRGIFDVKAVEDRITGRVEIGRVIEYIHAHMHTKMTIGNMAGIACMSPSHFSHVFKAETGKTPLDCLNEMRMRRVKKLLIAGDRSITEIALECGFGSPAYLTASFCKKYKITPSKFRTVNKQKQDF; via the coding sequence ATGAAAACAAAAAATAATAAGGAACTCGAAATAATCCGCCGGCTCGTCGGCGATGCTACCAGTGAGCAGCTTCGCTACGTGGATTCTTTTGTCACCGGCGAGATCGGGCTCTTCATGCCGGTAGGCGGAGCATGCCTTTATGCCTTGACCCCGGAGCACAGTCACCCCGCGTATATGTTCGTCCTTAATTTCGATGACCAGACCGGCGTGAAGCTCAACGGCCGGACCATAACAGCGCGCCCCGGAAAGATCTTCTGTTTGTCACCCGGGACCGCCCACCAGGAGCTCCCTTCAGACTTCACTCCCCGCTATATCGCAATTCTGATCGGGAAGTCTTTCTTCGAGAGGCAGCTTTCGTTCTACCCGGTGAAAAGAGACATATGTTTCGATGGGGAGTTTCATAATATAACTTCCAATCTGGTCCCTCTTCTGAATAAGTTCATGATAGAGGCCGATAACTCTGTTCCGGGCTGCGACGCTGTTTTGCACGGCCTTGGACTGGAAATCTCCCATTCGATTATCAGGGGTATTTTCGATGTGAAAGCAGTAGAAGACAGAATTACAGGCCGCGTCGAAATCGGCAGGGTCATCGAATATATCCATGCGCATATGCACACGAAGATGACTATAGGAAATATGGCCGGGATCGCCTGCATGTCTCCTTCACATTTTTCACACGTATTCAAGGCAGAAACAGGGAAGACGCCGCTGGACTGTTTAAATGAGATGCGGATGCGGCGGGTGAAAAAGCTCCTTATTGCGGGGGACAGGTCAATTACAGAGATCGCCCTTGAGTGCGGGTTCGGCAGCCCGGCATACCTTACGGCAAGTTTTTGCAAAAAATACAAGATCACACCTTCGAAGTTCAGAACAGTCAATAAACAAAAGCAGGATTTCTAA